The genome window GACTGTGCGCGGGTCGGTTTGGTGCAGACGGTGGCCGAAACCGGGCATCCGTATTTTCGCAGTCTTTATATGAGCCAGCAGCTGGTCGGCGATTTCGTTCATGTCGTCCCCTTTGGAAGCCCACTCCTGCAGGATTTTGGCGCATTTTTCCATTGCTCCGCCATGCGAATCGCCGATTGTGAGAATACCGCCCGCTATGGCGGCATTAAGCGGATTACCGCCGGAAACAACCACTCGTGTTGCCAGCGATGACGGCGGCGTTACGCCATGGTCAACCGATGATACAAGCATCGCCTCCATCATCTTAGTCTCAGCCTTATTGGGAAGCTCGCCTTTCAGAAGCAGGAAAACGACCTCGGCGAAAGTCTTTTTCTCCATCAATTCGACTATATCATAGCCTTTTACTCTTATAGAGCCGGGTTCAATTTTTGTGATAGCTGTCTTCATTTCGTTATTATCCATTACAATTATCTCCTTTGAGCTTAAATATTTCAAATAATTAAGCAAAGTCAATTAAAATAATATACAATTAGTCGATAGGTTCAATAGGTTTAGATATTGTGTAACAATGCAGGGTTATTGATGAAATTGTATGACAACGTAAAAAAGTGATTTGAAAATGAGACGAGAAAAGCCAAAACCATCTAAGAAATGCGCCTATATTGATTATTGCTACATTGCCGAGGCTCAGAACTGTTATGGTTATAAAACTGATTGTCCTCTTTATTTGGTATCAAACGATAAGAAAGTGCCGGAGATCCGTTTCCATAAAGCCATGGATCAATTGATTGATAAAACAAAGGCGAAAAGCTTAAACTCGTATCTGCCAAAGAATAAACCGGCTTAAAATATAAGCCGGTTATTATGCTGAACTGTCGATAAATTTTTATTAAAACAAAATACTAAATGCTTAGATAATTTCAAGCTTTTCAACAGGCATTTTATCGCTTGTATTTTCCGGCAATTCGACGACTGGAAACAGGTCATCAATGGTGCAGTCTAAAGCCTTTGCTAATTTTCTGGCGGTACTGATTCTAACATCCCTTTTTTCATTGATAATCCTGTTGATGTAAACAGGATCAAGTCCGCTGGCTCCGGCAAGTTTACGCTGGCTCCACTGCTTATTCGCTAAAATCTTGATAATATTTGAACTCATAATAACCTCATATTAATTTGTTAAGAGTTTCCCTTTTTTCAATTATCGTCAATAATGTTTGTCATTGTTAATCTCAAGAAAACAACTGTCCACTTTTGAAATAGTAAATGAAACGACGGCAAAGAAAACTATCAACCTGTTTGGATATAACCGTTTTAATGAGTATCACATATGCTATAATAGCCGCATATAATTGAGTGTTGTATTTTGGAACAATGTTTATACGGTTCTTTAATTGTGGTTAGCACACACATATGTGTCTTTGTGCATGAAGACGCACATCACAACCACCCTAATCCAGCTTTGTAGGTCAAAACCCTCCTTGTGGTTTTGACTATTGATGCAAATTATATGATTATACACTTTACCCCCCCCCAACGGTCGGAAATGACAGACGCCAGGCTTGTATTTATTGAAAATCCGAACTGAAAAATAAATCTCTATTATCGAAAAAATCTGCAGCCGGAATATCATATACTATTGAGCCATGATTTAAACCGATTACCCGGCTGCACGTTTTCGCTATAAATTTAATATCGTGACTGATAACGATAAAGGTTTTATCATTGTTTGAATTTAACAGGTTTATCAGCTTGTTCGTCGATGCCGGGTCTAAAGCGGCGGATGGTTCATCGAGAATTGTAATCTCGGATTCCATTGCCAATATGCCGGCCAGCGCCGCTTTGCGTTTTTCGCCGCCGGATAATGTAAGCGGATGCTGCTGCCGCAATTTGCCTATTTGGAAAGCCGTTAGTTTGTTTTCAACTATTTTACTAATATCAGCATATCCCATATTTTGGGGACCGAACGCTATATCGCTTTCGACTGTTTCCTCAATAAAAGCGCGTTCGGGAAACTGCAATGCCATTGTTACAAGCTGTCTGAGAGAACCGGGCGGGAATTCATCCAGTGTGATATCGCCAGCTTTAACAGCGCCGCTATCCGGCTGTAATAATCCGGCCATGATTAATCCCAAAGTTGTTTTTCCCGAACCAGAGGGACCAATCAAAGCGACTTTTTCATTTTGATGGATACTCAAGCTGATTTTATTCAATACGGGTTTGTTTTCCATGTAAGCAAAAGATATGTCATTTAGTGTCAAGATAACTTTATCCGAATTGTCATATTTAATTTTCGTATTTTCCTTTGGTATTGAAATTGGTTTTAAGGCGGCAGGTTGGTTTGCAGTAATAATCCTGTCGTTAGCCATAATGTCATCGGGTTTGCTGTCATCTGCCAACCGCCCTTGATTGAGGATAATCAGACGGTCTGCGCCGCGCGCCGATTCCGGGAATTGAGTGATGATAATGATTGTTTTCATATCGCGATACTGATTGATAAATTCATGTATGACTTTTTTGGCTTTGCTGTCCAGATGTGAATCGGGCTCATCGAGAATAATCGTTTCCGGATCAGTTATCATGGCTGAGGCGATAGCTAACGCAGTTGTTTGGCCTCCCGAAAGCTCATCGGTGTTTTGCCGCAGAAGCTTTTTTAAATCGAAAAGTTCAGCCATCTCGGCTATTTTGCGTTCAATAGCCTGACGTTCATATCCTCTGTTTTCAAGCGGGAAAGATAATTCCTTAGCAACTGTCGGCATCAAAAGCTGGTTTTGAGGTTCTTGAATAACAAGGGCAACATTTTCAAAAGCCTGGCGGCTGTATGTTTCGATTTTATGTTCTTTGTAATAAATTTCGCCGCTTATATTCTGCGCAATTCCCGCCAATAATCCGGCTAAACTTGATTTGCCGCTGCCATTCGAACCCTGAATAACCAAGTGCTCGTTTTCGAATATATCTAACGACAGGTTATCTAATGCCAGTATTGACTTGTTGTCATCATCGGGCAAACTGCCAATGCAGGGATATCTCAGGTTGATATTTTTTAGCGAGTAAAGCAGATTCATGCTGGCTAATATAACACATAAGCCCGCTATCTCAAATAGCTATGGCAGGAAATTATATAAGGAATCTGTCAGAAGCAACTTCTGACAGCACGTTTTGTCGAGCAAAAGTTGGCGCACGGGGACGTACACCAATCACAATGAGGAA of Candidatus Zixiibacteriota bacterium contains these proteins:
- a CDS encoding citryl-CoA lyase, which codes for MDNNEMKTAITKIEPGSIRVKGYDIVELMEKKTFAEVVFLLLKGELPNKAETKMMEAMLVSSVDHGVTPPSSLATRVVVSGGNPLNAAIAGGILTIGDSHGGAMEKCAKILQEWASKGDDMNEIADQLLAHIKTAKIRMPGFGHRLHQTDPRTVKMFEIAKKHNFTGKHIELAKALESRLVTKSGKKLPINVDGAIGAVMSDMGFDYRIGKGFFIISRCAGLIAHAYEELTRYKPMRKLGLTDYTYDGPADRVVE
- a CDS encoding helix-turn-helix transcriptional regulator, which gives rise to MSSNIIKILANKQWSQRKLAGASGLDPVYINRIINEKRDVRISTARKLAKALDCTIDDLFPVVELPENTSDKMPVEKLEII
- a CDS encoding ATP-binding cassette domain-containing protein, with protein sequence MNLLYSLKNINLRYPCIGSLPDDDNKSILALDNLSLDIFENEHLVIQGSNGSGKSSLAGLLAGIAQNISGEIYYKEHKIETYSRQAFENVALVIQEPQNQLLMPTVAKELSFPLENRGYERQAIERKIAEMAELFDLKKLLRQNTDELSGGQTTALAIASAMITDPETIILDEPDSHLDSKAKKVIHEFINQYRDMKTIIIITQFPESARGADRLIILNQGRLADDSKPDDIMANDRIITANQPAALKPISIPKENTKIKYDNSDKVILTLNDISFAYMENKPVLNKISLSIHQNEKVALIGPSGSGKTTLGLIMAGLLQPDSGAVKAGDITLDEFPPGSLRQLVTMALQFPERAFIEETVESDIAFGPQNMGYADISKIVENKLTAFQIGKLRQQHPLTLSGGEKRKAALAGILAMESEITILDEPSAALDPASTNKLINLLNSNNDKTFIVISHDIKFIAKTCSRVIGLNHGSIVYDIPAADFFDNRDLFFSSDFQ